The Dermacentor andersoni chromosome 1, qqDerAnde1_hic_scaffold, whole genome shotgun sequence genomic interval GGAGACATTGCACGTGTGTAGCCGCTCCTGAACAGTTTTACGATTCTCTTCCTTCAATGGCTCCCTTGCTACTGTTATACTTGAGCATTGGCCCCTAAAGGTGACGGATGACAATAATGAAATGAAATCATGTAAACAATTCCAAATAGCTATGACACGATACATAAGCACCTTGTTCCGTTACGTCCTACCGGAAGGACAGAGCGGAAACGTTTAAATCGGAGCATAGACGATACTTAGCGCGATCATTTTTATTCTTAGCCGCGGTTTTTCATGGTTTTCCTGattttctgcattgcgtaaaTCGCAAAGCATAGAGGCCTTGCAAACCTGTTTTGCTGTTTATTACTGGCATAGTAGACTGGAAAGAGCATTGCAAATGGCAGCGGAAATTGCATCAACTGAAACGTGTGTAGTACAAGTTGTCGCGAGTAAACACGCAAACTCGAGTGTAGCCGTGAAATGTTGGCGGCCAAGTTTACTGACAACAGCAAAAAGGTTGGGCTGCTGCCGCAGCAGACCTGGCTCGCATGCAGTGTCCGGAATCTTGTCAATGGCTCGGGGCGGCGCCGTCACCCTACTTCTTCTCGTCAACGACCGGAGCTTCCTGGCCGTCAACGATGCGGCGCACCATCTTGTTGTTCTGGTACTCCTCGATAGTCTCTACGCCGTTCTCGAGGATGATGCGACGCTCAAACTTGATCTTCTCGACCGGAGGCTTGGGCACGGCGACGAGAATGTTCCGCGTCTGGCCCTTCTCGTCGGTGATCTCGTAGCTGGCCACCTCGTCCGCGACGGTGGTCTTCACGTGGTACTGACCACCGCCGTAAACGGTCAGGCTACCGGCCAGTACATTGTCAGTTCCCAGCGTCACCTCGCCCACTTCTATGCGCGGCTCCTCGTCCTTGCCCTGCTGCTGGATCACGCCGATCACGGGCCGGATGTGTGTCTCGTGCACGCAAACGCTCGAGTTGCTCATGCTTGTGGCTTTTGGTTAGCGCTGTCTCCCAGCAGGCCTGCACCGTGTCCTTTCGGTCGACGGTCCCCCTGCGAATACTAGATTGTAAAAGAAACGTCAAACAGCTGCCAAATAAGCGGCGTGGTAACTTATTGTAGAGCGCGCAAAGAGGTATAGGGCTGTAAAGAGACTGTCTACATGAGCTTTGATTTAGATAAGGCAAATGCAACAAATAAAACACCCTAcacatatttaaagaaataaattCAGAAACCTCCGGAGAAACTTGGCTACACTGAATCGACATTGCGATAAATCACTGCTCTTAGAGATGTACATACTTTATGGCGTTCTAAGGCTGTGGTTGCGCCCGTGTTAATGGACGGAAGTGGATGGGACGGCGCTTTTATTGGCTGGTGGGACGGTACAACCGAAGAAAAGTGTGACGCGTATTTACTCTGTCAACTTTTGCCGGACGAGGTCTTTGACAAGGCGCTTCCAGACTGCCCTTCCGTCGTACGGAGTCAAGGATCAAACAACTTTGCTGAAAGCGCTTTGACAGGGACCATGTACGTTTAAGGTGAAACACATTTGGTATATTCCAAAATCGTGTAGCAAGTGCCACTCTAATAGACAGCAATCGACGAGGTGCGTGGTTTGCGTCTTTTACGAAGCGTTTAAGCTAATTAGTCACTAAAGGGTCATTCAATACACCTTTTATTCTGTTTCAGTAAGACTCCTATCGCCCAGTGAGGTCATGTTCATCCGACCGTGGCAAGAAAGCCCTGGATTCGCGGCTCCCTTTTTACAACAAATCTTACTTGTTTCACGATGAAAATTATATGCTTATGCCATCAGCTAGCAATCACAGCCAATCATTTTGTATAAATTATATTAAAGAATTGAAGTTGTAATTTTGGTATCAGCAGTGGTTACTTCAGTTTAAGTGCTAGTGGAGACGTAGTGAACTTAACAGACAAGACAGAAATGTCAAAATGTGCAGCAAGAGCATTGTCGGATATTGACACTATACTTAGTTCTGCACAATGGCAATGCCTTCGCATACATTTATGAGTTACGCAATTTATAGTGGAACTCGATCCACCGTCTGTGTGGGGAGCTTAAGAACCACTCCATGAGTTGTTGCAGTTTTTTTACAATCCACTTTACGAGTCTTCTGCAGCACTAGCGACATTTCAGGGACCTTGAAAGTAAAAACAATACCCTTTCATTTTTCGACTTGTCCGCAGTTACAAGGCCACCCATGTGCACAAGACTATCctaaggaagcaatggtcatgtGTGAAGTAGACTTGAAAGGTTTCAATATAGAAGGTGCTACAATGTGTACAAAGATGCTCACGACTCGCATACGGTTTTCCAAGAAAAGAGCTCTAATACAAGGCGCATATTTCTCTTGACCCTTCAGTTCAGTAGCTTTCAGTGGTTCCGGAAAatggaaataaataaacaaatataggCTATACATACGCAGAATGGGGGTAATCTAGCTGAAGCGGTGCATTCACCTGCCGCGATGACTCAGTATAGGTATGCGGTGTTCTGCTGCCCCGTAAGAGGTCGTGCGTTCGATCGCCGGCCCAGATGCCCGCATTAAACGCTAATGCACGAAGAAATAATCTGAAGCCTAGCTCCCACTTCAGCGTCTCTGAAAAGACCAGCGTTGccctctactactactactactactactactactactactactactactactactactactactactactactactactactactactactaataataataataataataataataataataataataatagaggaTTAATGTCCTCCTGCGTCCTTAATTCCACCACTCCGTCAAATCCTTCACCGCCCTCGACTGTAATTTCTTTCAGTTGACAACCATTTTGATTATTTAACAAATCAACCGTTAGTATAAGAAGCATTGGACGACTAAACACTATATTAATCGCTACATTCAAAGAGCACGTATACTCGGGGAAGTGCAGCACCTCAcagggggcgctataacgtattccaaacgtttctattccaattctgctatcagccctccacgactggtcaaaaacttttttcgaccacccccacttcacctgtctgtcacgcgacgtcacgaaaaccgcgatagctccccatctgatgtgatgtgtacacgctgattatgcatgatttgacagaaaaaagaaaaacagttatttctgattcgacccttttttgccattagccctcggctattgctaaaaagttttcgggctgcacccacttcacctgcgtgtcacgcgacgtcacaaaactgcgcaAACTCACCGcgtaaaagtgacgtgtacgcgataaagatgcattaatatgccgaacaaaactgaattttcttcggaatagccgcaggctgccccgttccgaaaggaataaaagataacTGCCGCCGAGCTgtctactcgcacctgctggagagcatgggtgtatttgcgcataataaaacttcttgcgtggccgtgtaacgttttcgagcactttcggcacgtttaccacctcattctgccaactcttctttgctgagggtcagttttagtgtctattcttaagcttccgttgcatgccgccgcgattttcgaccagccaccacaagctaagtaagggaaagccgaccaatcgcagacgccggcaccaccctcttcatccggttatcgattttcagtgcactggctctgccccagcggatccctctccacttgagcgttcttgtcgcctcttgtcagccaattagatacgacaagccgctcagtgtaggcaatgttattcgtttttcaagcaaacaaaagtgacctcctatggacgaggagagtgtttgattggtctgtacagacaaccctgtgggtgaccgcccggtgcttgcgtcggtggttacgcaaatttgacgtcaggagattggaatagaaacatattggaatagttttacgttatagggcccaggggctttctatttctttctgcaACAGCAACATCAACTCTGGAATGCTGACTGCTTTGCCCAAAGGCGAGAATGAAGTCGCTATAGGAACCCTAGTCTGTTAGCGACACTTCTAATATCAAACCCTGGCTGAATGCTGAGTATGAGCTCAGGTTTTCGAGCCTATATACGAAGTCCCCCCAAATAATCAGGGCCTCTATTCACGAAAATCTCTTACGCTAGAAGTGTTCGAAAGAGCAAATGCCAGCCAATCCAGATATGGGGCATATTAGCGAAGGCTTCCGGTCGAAGGTCAAGGAGCACTTACGaaagaagctttgtgaattgggcCCCAGATGTGTTTATTGACCTCACAGCCTTAAAAAGGATAGACAGCGCGAAAGCGGAAGGGCCAGCTGTAAGCAGTGGTCGAGTTTAGCTAATACCGCTTAGTTCGAAGGCAAGCACTTTGCGATCACGCGAGCTGACGGTGCTCTGTCGCGAGATGCGGCGCTAAGTGTTGCGACATACGCCACTGCGCCAGTATGCCGACGGAACGAGATCGTGTGCCGCGACTGCTACTATCGACGATAGAGACGCTGTTTCATGCAAGCGGTCTCCAACGATTTATGTTTGTGTGCAGTAGACTGGGAAGGTAACCAAATTACTTTTCTACAGTGGCAAGAAAGCCACTTTTACCAAGAGAAAAGGTTTCCTAATCCAGAAAAAACGCAACTGCGAAAGACGGGTGGTTGGTGCCGCCGCCTTCGCCGTCAAGTCATGGATTGTCACAGTGCTTGCTCGGCCCTGTTTAGTAAATTTTTTATCGGTAAAGATTCATCACAATGTATTATAAGATAACCCAAGTCTGAGCTTAACTAGTTACAAGAACGTTTACATAGCGACAACGGCCCTAATACGAGAAAATACAttgaaatccatgacatcacagaCACGTACCGGCGCTGGAATTTTAGCGCGAGATTCATAAAGTGATGCTTTTACCTTAGTTTTCTCTTCCAGTAAGCTGCCTATTACCGCGAAATGAACGAAAATGTAGTTTTGAAGCGATAATCTATCAAGCCAAATTGATTTAGTGTTTCACTGTATTGTCTCTTTAATGAAGCGGATGTGGGATTGAGTTCGCAAAACGAATCGTTCGTAACAGATGTTTGCCATTGGCAGGGCACCTTCGCTAATACTACACATTGTTGTGATATGACACTGGCGCAAGTTCCAGCACAAGAATtatttgtgaatacgggctctgAAGACAATAACGGTACCGGTTGCATGGACAGCAGGTCGGAAAATGGTGTTAACGCTACCTGTGGCTTGTATTCTGTACCGGTCCAGCCATGTACAGTACACGACCACCATAAACTGAGGTGTACAGTTAACGTGCCTGCGCTACATCTGAACAGTTTGAGGCGCAAGTTACCAGTTAAGTTGCAGAGCGGTCCGTagaacaacatcacgtccacaGATTCTTATATAAGTATAGTGTCACGTCTGCCGATATaggtgtacagggtgtcccagctaaatttaagCAATGCATAAAGATATGCCGAAGCATACTAGGAGAATGCGACTAAATGCATACTGTCGGCTGTTGTATGGAGCAAGTCAGACAATTTCTTGTTTTCTGCTTGATCGCCTAATTAGGCAATAATAGTTAACAAACTTCGCAAGTAATAAATTTAAGgcataacttcggacaagaaagTTCAGAGCGCTCTTGGAAACATTTCATTCAGCAGCTTCTAACTTCCTACTTGTTccgtaattaattttttt includes:
- the LOC126548553 gene encoding uncharacterized protein — encoded protein: MSNSSVCVHETHIRPVIGVIQQQGKDEEPRIEVGEVTLGTDNVLAGSLTVYGGGQYHVKTTVADEVASYEITDEKGQTRNILVAVPKPPVEKIKFERRIILENGVETIEEYQNNKMVRRIVDGQEAPVVDEKK